Proteins from a single region of Abyssalbus ytuae:
- a CDS encoding MarC family protein, with amino-acid sequence MNFSIKEIATAGMVLFAVIDILGSIPIIIDLRNKVGHIQSEKASIVAGLIMIAFLFVGEEILKLIGIDVNSFAVAGALVIFFLAIEMILGITLYRDDAPETASIVPIAFPLIAGAGTMTSLLSLRAEYHVENIIVAILINIIFVYLVLKSSRRIAKALGKSGLAVIRKVFGIILLAIAVKLFASNVTGLL; translated from the coding sequence ATGAACTTTAGCATAAAAGAAATAGCAACTGCCGGAATGGTGCTGTTTGCTGTGATAGATATTTTAGGAAGTATTCCTATTATAATTGATTTAAGAAATAAAGTAGGTCATATTCAATCTGAAAAAGCCTCCATTGTAGCCGGATTAATAATGATTGCTTTTTTATTTGTAGGTGAAGAGATTTTAAAACTCATCGGAATAGATGTTAATTCTTTTGCAGTTGCCGGTGCCCTGGTTATTTTCTTTCTTGCTATTGAAATGATTTTAGGAATTACACTATATCGTGATGATGCTCCGGAAACAGCCTCGATTGTGCCTATTGCTTTTCCCTTGATAGCGGGAGCCGGAACAATGACATCATTATTGTCACTTCGGGCAGAATACCATGTTGAAAATATTATTGTAGCAATACTTATAAATATTATTTTTGTTTACTTAGTATTAAAATCCTCCCGGAGAATAGCCAAAGCCCTGGGCAAATCCGGCCTTGCTGTAATAAGAAAAGTTTTTGGAATAATTTTACTGGCCATAGCAGTAAAACTTTTTGCCAGTAATGTAACCGGTTTACTTTAA
- a CDS encoding FAD-dependent oxidoreductase, which yields MFDVLIAGGGAAGMQCALVLGSAHTKEYAGNKKVGIIMHQKASDLQSALFNNVLGLAPGTTGAEILNSGKKQLADLYPQVHQIDNEKVISVKGETGNFTILTNKSEYKSKLIVIAMGYSKFFNIEGLNQFVEPHPKALAGKERIWLKNNDHLIKEGVYVAGTLAGGRSQFAIAAGSGAQVATDILTLWNDGNHTKVHDKIT from the coding sequence ATGTTTGATGTATTAATAGCAGGCGGTGGGGCGGCAGGCATGCAGTGTGCCCTGGTATTAGGTTCGGCACACACGAAAGAATATGCCGGGAATAAAAAGGTTGGTATTATAATGCATCAAAAAGCATCCGACTTACAGTCGGCATTATTTAACAATGTTTTAGGTTTAGCCCCCGGGACCACCGGTGCGGAAATATTAAATTCCGGTAAGAAGCAGCTTGCTGACTTATATCCGCAAGTACATCAAATAGACAATGAAAAAGTAATCTCTGTTAAAGGTGAAACAGGTAATTTTACAATTCTAACCAATAAGAGTGAATACAAAAGTAAACTCATTGTAATTGCTATGGGTTATAGCAAATTTTTTAACATTGAAGGATTAAATCAATTCGTTGAACCACACCCAAAGGCTCTGGCCGGAAAAGAACGCATTTGGTTAAAAAACAACGATCATTTGATTAAAGAGGGAGTGTATGTTGCAGGTACACTTGCAGGGGGACGAAGCCAATTTGCTATCGCGGCAGGGAGCGGGGCGCAGGTAGCGACCGATATTTTAACCTTGTGGAATGACGGCAACCACACTAAAGTCCACGATAAAATTACTTAA
- a CDS encoding S41 family peptidase has translation MKNIRYILPILLAGALAVGVFLGGALGFTNVSEELFSANTKKMKLNKLIDYIDYEYVDHVNTDSIVEVAVNNILENLDPHSVYLSKYETQKISENMKGGHVSIGVNFFMYRDTVSVVNVTEGGPSKYAGVKPGDRILSLNGEILYGKNLSEEKVNDKLKGVEGSAVKLQIYRKGEKDILDIEVKRKNLPIKSVDSYYMLADSLGYIKINRFAESTYDEFLEAFKKLQAAGIKKLVLDLRNNPGGYVSVAERIVDEFLEEGKLILFTKNKSGSVHEEFATPGGLFENGEVYVLINEISASASEIVAGALQDNDKGTIVGRRSFGKGLVQREMNLGDGSSIRLTVSRYYTPTGRSIQRPYRNGTKDYYDDFYARYESGEMESVDKIKVADSLIFKTPKGKIVYGGGGIIPDVFVPFKPSFDEESLSHMLRSGFLNFYVFEHLDKNRDLYSQYSRKQFVEEFEVSDELFDNYVRFAQKGRYILDYPAYVGRIKKYIKAMIGKQLYNKNIYEQIMNQNDDIVNAVLRLNNSGAATKDDRAAIK, from the coding sequence TTGAAAAATATAAGATATATATTACCAATTTTACTAGCAGGAGCTTTGGCAGTCGGAGTTTTTCTGGGCGGGGCTTTAGGATTTACAAATGTAAGTGAAGAGCTGTTTTCTGCCAATACAAAAAAAATGAAACTCAATAAGCTCATTGACTATATTGATTATGAATATGTGGACCATGTGAATACAGACAGTATAGTAGAGGTTGCGGTAAATAATATTCTGGAAAACCTCGATCCGCATTCGGTATACCTTTCAAAATATGAAACTCAGAAAATATCTGAAAACATGAAGGGAGGGCATGTGAGTATAGGGGTCAATTTTTTTATGTACCGGGATACGGTGTCGGTAGTAAATGTTACCGAAGGAGGCCCGAGTAAGTATGCAGGAGTTAAGCCAGGAGACAGGATTCTTTCTCTGAATGGAGAAATTCTGTATGGAAAAAACCTTAGTGAAGAAAAGGTGAATGACAAACTGAAAGGTGTAGAGGGGTCTGCCGTGAAATTACAAATCTATAGAAAAGGAGAAAAAGATATACTGGATATAGAAGTAAAGAGGAAAAATCTTCCTATTAAAAGTGTAGATTCTTATTATATGCTGGCTGATAGTTTAGGTTATATTAAAATAAACCGCTTTGCAGAGTCTACATACGATGAATTTCTGGAAGCATTTAAAAAATTACAGGCAGCAGGAATTAAAAAGCTTGTACTTGATTTGAGAAACAATCCGGGAGGGTATGTAAGTGTTGCCGAGAGAATAGTAGATGAATTTCTGGAAGAAGGAAAACTTATACTTTTCACAAAAAATAAATCGGGTTCTGTGCACGAAGAATTTGCCACTCCCGGAGGATTATTTGAAAATGGAGAAGTATATGTTTTAATAAATGAAATTTCGGCTTCTGCCAGCGAAATAGTAGCCGGAGCACTTCAGGATAATGACAAAGGAACTATTGTGGGAAGAAGGTCTTTTGGAAAAGGACTGGTACAACGTGAAATGAATTTAGGAGATGGTTCATCCATAAGGTTAACCGTTTCCAGGTATTATACTCCCACAGGGCGGTCTATTCAACGTCCTTACCGCAACGGTACAAAAGATTACTACGACGATTTTTATGCCCGGTATGAAAGCGGGGAAATGGAATCAGTAGATAAAATTAAAGTAGCAGATTCTTTAATATTTAAAACCCCAAAAGGAAAAATTGTATATGGGGGCGGAGGAATCATTCCGGATGTTTTTGTGCCTTTTAAACCAAGTTTTGACGAGGAGTCGTTAAGCCATATGCTGAGGTCAGGGTTTTTAAATTTTTATGTTTTTGAACATTTAGATAAAAACAGGGATTTATATTCACAGTATTCCAGAAAACAATTTGTTGAAGAGTTTGAAGTAAGTGATGAGTTGTTTGACAACTATGTCAGATTTGCTCAAAAGGGAAGATATATTTTAGATTATCCGGCTTATGTAGGCAGAATTAAAAAATATATTAAAGCTATGATAGGTAAGCAATTATATAATAAAAATATATACGAGCAAATCATGAATCAAAATGATGATATTGTGAATGCAGTGTTAAGATTAAATAATTCTGGAGCAGCAACCAAAGATGATAGGGCTGCCATTAAGTAA
- a CDS encoding deoxycytidylate deaminase, with the protein MSKKKQDKYDKAYLRIAEEWGKLSYCKRKQVGAIIVKDRMIISDGYNGTPTGFENKCEDEEGATKWYVLHAEANAILKVASSTQSCKGSTLYITLSPCKECSKLIHQAGIVRVVYKDAYKDDSGLKFLEKAGVELKHMQNLENE; encoded by the coding sequence ATGTCAAAAAAAAAACAGGATAAATACGATAAAGCATATTTGAGAATTGCTGAAGAATGGGGAAAATTATCGTATTGTAAAAGAAAACAGGTTGGTGCCATTATTGTAAAGGACAGAATGATAATTTCTGACGGTTATAACGGAACGCCAACAGGGTTTGAGAACAAATGTGAAGATGAAGAAGGTGCTACAAAATGGTATGTGTTACATGCCGAAGCAAATGCAATATTAAAAGTAGCTTCATCTACACAATCATGTAAGGGGTCAACCTTGTATATCACATTATCGCCTTGCAAAGAATGTAGTAAACTTATACATCAGGCCGGAATAGTACGTGTAGTTTATAAGGATGCCTATAAAGACGATTCAGGATTAAAATTTCTTGAAAAGGCAGGAGTGGAATTAAAACACATGCAAAATTTAGAAAACGAATAA
- a CDS encoding HupE/UreJ family protein, producing MDQFWFYLKQGFTHVLDFSAYDHILFLIILTVPYTFKDWKRVFWLVTVFTIGHTLSLILSTYGVVRVNAGLVEFLIPITILIAAIFNVFVAGKGARKEKYGLIFFVTLFFGLIHGLGFSNYFRTMVSNTHNKFLSLIEFALGVELAQVVIVLFVLIVGFIIQSIFRFNKKDWITVISSIVIGLVIPMIGRTWPY from the coding sequence ATGGACCAATTTTGGTTTTACTTAAAACAAGGATTTACCCACGTACTGGATTTTAGTGCCTACGATCATATATTGTTTTTAATTATACTCACCGTGCCATATACGTTTAAAGACTGGAAACGGGTATTCTGGCTGGTAACCGTATTTACAATAGGCCATACGCTTTCCCTTATTTTATCAACATACGGGGTAGTACGTGTTAATGCTGGGTTGGTGGAGTTTTTAATTCCTATCACAATCTTAATAGCTGCCATTTTTAATGTATTTGTAGCAGGAAAGGGAGCAAGAAAAGAAAAATACGGATTAATCTTTTTCGTTACTCTATTTTTCGGGTTAATTCACGGCTTAGGATTTTCCAATTATTTCAGGACCATGGTTTCCAATACTCACAATAAATTCTTGTCTCTTATTGAGTTTGCCCTAGGAGTAGAACTGGCACAGGTTGTAATTGTGCTTTTTGTACTCATCGTAGGCTTTATTATACAATCCATATTCAGGTTCAATAAAAAAGATTGGATAACCGTAATATCGTCAATAGTAATAGGGTTAGTTATACCTATGATTGGCAGGACTTGGCCTTACTAA
- a CDS encoding TerB family tellurite resistance protein → MIKWFLAVLGYFVFRLPGAVIGFLLGSVFENVSKSSSGSFETVFRNTSQRPVSPADFELNLLSLCSIVIKADGSVNQTELNYVRQYFVSTYGKDKANAIFKTFNEVVKQREISAQRICAYLAGRTRYEMRLQILHFLFGIANADGAVTSGESSKIKEIAGYFRIHFRDFESIQAMFVKKGDDAYKILEIDKTATPEEIKKAYRKMVKKYHPDKVITQDEAIKKGAEEKFKQVQRAYEQLQKERGF, encoded by the coding sequence ATGATTAAATGGTTTTTAGCCGTTTTAGGTTATTTTGTTTTCAGGTTGCCGGGTGCTGTTATTGGTTTTTTGTTAGGCAGTGTGTTTGAAAATGTTTCAAAAAGCAGTAGCGGCTCTTTTGAAACTGTATTTAGAAATACCTCACAAAGGCCTGTGTCCCCGGCCGATTTTGAACTTAATTTGCTCTCCCTTTGCTCAATTGTAATAAAAGCAGACGGATCTGTTAATCAAACAGAGTTAAATTATGTTCGTCAGTATTTTGTTTCTACTTATGGAAAAGATAAAGCCAACGCTATTTTTAAAACTTTTAATGAGGTAGTAAAACAGCGGGAAATTTCAGCTCAGAGAATATGTGCATACCTGGCAGGAAGAACCCGTTATGAAATGAGATTGCAAATACTGCACTTTTTGTTTGGTATTGCTAATGCCGATGGGGCTGTTACATCAGGCGAAAGTTCAAAAATAAAAGAAATAGCAGGGTATTTCAGGATACATTTTCGTGATTTTGAAAGTATTCAGGCCATGTTTGTTAAAAAAGGAGATGATGCATACAAAATACTTGAAATTGATAAAACAGCTACTCCCGAAGAAATAAAAAAAGCCTATCGGAAAATGGTTAAAAAATATCATCCCGATAAAGTAATAACCCAGGACGAAGCTATTAAAAAAGGAGCAGAAGAAAAGTTTAAACAGGTTCAAAGAGCATATGAACAATTGCAAAAAGAGAGAGGTTTTTAG
- a CDS encoding BrxA/BrxB family bacilliredoxin — protein MYPAELVKPMKEELTSVGFEELQTPDQVDNAIKKPGTTLIVVNSVCGCAAANARPGARMSLFNDKKPDNLCTVFAGFDIDATNKARSYMVPFPPSSPSIALFKDGELVHMLERHHIEGRPAELIAENLIEAYNEYC, from the coding sequence ATGTATCCTGCCGAACTTGTTAAACCTATGAAAGAGGAGTTAACTTCTGTTGGCTTTGAAGAATTGCAAACACCTGATCAGGTAGACAATGCCATAAAAAAGCCCGGGACAACATTGATTGTTGTAAATTCTGTTTGTGGCTGCGCTGCCGCCAATGCAAGACCAGGCGCAAGAATGAGCCTGTTTAACGATAAAAAACCGGATAATTTATGTACTGTTTTCGCAGGTTTTGATATTGATGCCACCAATAAGGCCAGATCTTATATGGTTCCTTTCCCCCCATCATCTCCAAGTATAGCTTTATTTAAAGATGGTGAATTGGTACATATGCTGGAAAGGCATCATATCGAAGGAAGGCCTGCTGAATTAATAGCTGAAAATTTAATTGAAGCGTATAATGAATATTGCTAA
- a CDS encoding ferredoxin--NADP reductase produces MSQFHKLTIKEVKKITPKAVTVLFDVPDTLKDKFQFEAGQYVTVKKEIGGKELRRDYSICSSPLSGQIKVGIKKVEGGTFSVYANDDLKVGDILEVHEPNGRFTFIPNKSISRNIAAFAAGSGITPVISIMKTVLKEEPESNFVLIYGNKTITDSMFHDEILELKLKYPGRLSVYFVYSRTQEENSIFGRIEKSTVNFVIKNKHKNIDFDSFYLCGPEAMIKTVSEALKDTGVSNSKIHFELFTYTSPVENVIPDAVPEGKTKIKVLLDDEETEFIMDKKTRVLDAVLKHNLDAPYSCQGGICSSCIAKLKEGEVKMVKNQILTDGEIEEGFILTCQSHPVTDSVFIDYDDV; encoded by the coding sequence ATGAGTCAGTTTCATAAACTTACGATAAAAGAAGTAAAAAAAATCACTCCTAAAGCAGTTACGGTATTATTTGATGTTCCGGATACACTGAAGGATAAGTTTCAATTTGAAGCAGGACAGTATGTGACTGTAAAAAAAGAGATAGGTGGTAAAGAGTTAAGGCGGGATTATTCAATATGCAGTTCTCCCTTGAGCGGACAGATAAAAGTGGGAATAAAAAAAGTTGAAGGAGGAACATTTTCCGTATATGCCAATGATGACCTTAAGGTAGGTGATATATTGGAAGTTCATGAACCAAACGGAAGATTTACTTTTATCCCAAATAAATCTATATCACGAAATATTGCTGCATTTGCTGCAGGCAGTGGCATAACTCCGGTAATAAGCATAATGAAAACAGTTCTTAAAGAAGAACCCGAAAGTAATTTTGTGCTTATTTATGGGAATAAAACAATTACGGACAGTATGTTTCATGATGAAATCCTGGAGCTTAAATTGAAATATCCCGGTAGATTAAGTGTCTATTTTGTTTATAGCCGGACTCAGGAAGAAAATTCTATTTTCGGACGTATTGAAAAATCGACAGTTAATTTTGTAATTAAAAATAAGCATAAGAATATTGATTTTGACTCCTTTTATTTATGTGGCCCTGAAGCTATGATTAAAACGGTTTCTGAAGCATTGAAAGATACCGGGGTAAGCAATAGTAAAATACATTTTGAATTATTCACATATACTTCTCCGGTTGAGAATGTAATACCGGATGCTGTTCCCGAAGGCAAAACAAAAATTAAGGTGTTGCTGGATGATGAAGAAACGGAGTTTATAATGGATAAAAAAACAAGGGTGCTGGATGCTGTATTAAAGCATAACCTCGATGCTCCGTATTCATGCCAGGGAGGAATTTGCAGTAGCTGTATTGCAAAACTTAAAGAAGGGGAAGTGAAAATGGTAAAAAATCAAATTTTAACTGATGGTGAAATTGAAGAAGGGTTTATTTTAACCTGTCAATCACACCCGGTGACAGATTCTGTTTTTATAGATTATGATGATGTTTAA
- a CDS encoding DUF5687 family protein yields MLKHFLNLQWKSFFRAASFKTNLVLKIFMFFGAIYMIFVMIGSGIGTYYFIDEKIKMPVLEVINKFLVYWLIIDLAIRYFFQKMPVLNIKPLIHLPVKKNKIVNFTLGKTTLSFFNIYHAFYFIPLSVMMLTKGNLPFLNVMSWHIAIIGLIYCNNFINVLINNKDILFYSLITILLALAGLQYYHIFDFTIYTEPLFHLFYNNPATALIPILAAFILYFFSFKYFKKNLYLDEGLSTKKEDVTVEDLSWLDRFGSLSVFLKNDIKLIKRNKRAKTAVLMSILFIFYGFLFITGSIEAYEGPTWRIFAGLFVSGGFLFSFGQFVPSWDSSYYPLMMSQNIKYRDYLLSKWYLIVIATVVTTIIASFYLYFGWEAYAAILTGAIFNIGVNGYLVLLAGAYTRTPIDLTSNKNAFGNKQAFNLKTMLLTLPKIALPMIIYAIGHYTIGPAAGFILVALTGLFGLLFRNFFFNKIESLYKTEKYKAIAAYKEKN; encoded by the coding sequence ATGTTAAAACATTTTTTAAACCTTCAGTGGAAATCATTCTTCAGAGCTGCTTCCTTTAAAACCAACCTGGTATTAAAAATCTTTATGTTTTTTGGCGCCATTTATATGATTTTTGTAATGATAGGGTCGGGGATAGGAACTTATTATTTTATTGATGAAAAAATAAAAATGCCGGTTCTGGAAGTTATAAATAAATTTTTAGTTTACTGGCTCATAATTGATCTTGCAATCAGGTATTTTTTTCAGAAAATGCCGGTATTAAACATAAAACCACTTATTCACTTACCTGTAAAAAAGAACAAAATTGTAAATTTTACTTTAGGAAAAACCACTCTCTCTTTTTTTAATATTTATCACGCATTTTATTTTATCCCTCTTTCCGTAATGATGTTAACTAAAGGCAACCTGCCGTTTTTAAATGTTATGAGTTGGCACATTGCAATAATAGGCTTAATATACTGTAATAATTTTATAAATGTCCTCATTAATAATAAAGACATCTTATTTTACTCATTAATCACAATTTTATTAGCCCTTGCTGGCTTGCAGTATTACCATATTTTTGATTTCACAATCTATACAGAACCTCTTTTTCACCTTTTTTATAATAATCCGGCAACCGCATTAATACCAATATTGGCAGCATTTATTTTATACTTTTTTTCATTTAAATATTTTAAGAAAAATTTATACCTGGACGAAGGCCTATCTACAAAAAAAGAGGATGTAACCGTTGAAGATTTAAGCTGGCTGGATCGTTTTGGAAGCCTTTCGGTATTTCTAAAGAATGATATAAAGCTTATTAAAAGAAATAAACGGGCAAAAACTGCCGTATTAATGAGTATACTTTTTATTTTTTACGGATTTTTATTTATTACAGGCTCTATCGAAGCTTATGAAGGGCCAACCTGGAGAATTTTTGCAGGGTTATTTGTATCGGGAGGGTTTTTGTTTAGTTTTGGGCAATTTGTTCCTAGTTGGGATAGTTCCTACTACCCCTTAATGATGAGTCAAAATATTAAGTACAGAGATTATTTATTATCTAAATGGTATTTAATAGTTATAGCTACTGTTGTTACAACTATTATTGCTTCATTTTACCTGTATTTTGGATGGGAGGCTTATGCAGCTATTTTAACAGGAGCTATTTTTAATATAGGTGTTAACGGGTATCTTGTTTTACTGGCCGGCGCATATACCCGAACTCCCATTGACCTTACCTCCAATAAAAATGCTTTTGGCAACAAGCAGGCATTTAATTTAAAAACTATGCTGCTTACCTTGCCTAAAATTGCTTTACCCATGATTATTTATGCTATAGGACACTATACAATAGGGCCGGCTGCCGGTTTTATACTGGTGGCCCTTACAGGATTGTTTGGTTTACTGTTCAGAAATTTTTTCTTTAATAAAATAGAATCTTTATATAAAACGGAAAAATACAAAGCTATCGCTGCTTACAAAGAAAAAAACTAA
- a CDS encoding ABC transporter ATP-binding protein yields MISAHNLTKKYNQNTVLNIEELNIPKGQSFGLVGNNGAGKTTFFSLLLDLIQPSSGYILNNNVQVNNSEAWKPFTSAFIDETFLIGYLTPEEYFYFIGELRNQNKADVDNLLKQFEDFFHGEIIGQKKYLRDLSKGNQKKAGIVASFIGNPEVVILDEPFANLDPTTQIRLKTIIKELSQNKDTTILISSHDLIHVTEVCERIVVLNKGEIVKDIQTSAETLKELESFFQNS; encoded by the coding sequence ATGATATCAGCACATAACCTCACAAAAAAATACAACCAGAACACGGTACTCAACATAGAAGAGTTAAATATTCCCAAAGGACAAAGTTTTGGCCTGGTTGGTAATAACGGCGCAGGAAAGACTACATTTTTTAGCTTACTTCTGGATTTAATACAACCTTCTTCAGGATACATTTTAAACAACAATGTACAGGTTAACAACAGCGAGGCATGGAAACCTTTTACTTCTGCATTTATTGATGAAACTTTTTTAATTGGGTATTTAACTCCCGAAGAATATTTTTACTTCATAGGCGAGCTCAGAAATCAAAACAAAGCAGATGTAGATAATCTTTTGAAACAATTTGAAGATTTTTTCCATGGAGAAATTATCGGACAGAAAAAATATTTAAGGGATTTATCAAAAGGCAACCAAAAAAAAGCCGGTATTGTAGCCTCGTTTATTGGAAATCCGGAAGTAGTGATATTGGATGAGCCTTTTGCCAATTTAGACCCTACCACCCAAATAAGGTTAAAAACCATTATAAAAGAATTATCACAAAATAAAGACACTACAATCCTCATTTCCAGCCACGACCTCATACATGTAACTGAGGTATGTGAAAGAATTGTGGTATTAAACAAAGGCGAAATTGTAAAAGATATTCAAACCTCTGCCGAGACCTTAAAAGAATTGGAAAGTTTTTTTCAGAATAGTTAA
- a CDS encoding tetratricopeptide repeat protein, whose translation MRLFLKIVFFILFSFFIITGCSTKKDTFVNRNWHALNTKYNVLFNGNEALVDGKETLIESFIDNYWEILPVERLAIREEIYLDSDVPSNPNFERAEEKATKAIQKHSMNIKGREKNTQMDESFLVLGKARYYEQRFVPALEAFNYILYKYPDSDKINEAKIWREKTNIRLENEELALTNLKRLTDYELLTDKDLADANAMMGQIYINLKEKDSAIQKLKIASYYTKSNEEKGRYYYIIGQLYNDLGYKDSANYAFDKVIDLNRKTRRVYMINAHLEKIKNFDTVNGDKELLLEQLTELEKNRENRPFLDKIYHQVGLFHLKEDSLKLAEEYFNKSLRKTTADRILNAKNYEILAQMKFEDNKYKLAGAYYDSTLLNLNNKTKKFRRLTKKRTNLDDVIKYEDIVKTNDSILYVVSLSEVDRNKYYQSYIDSLIDLEEAAREKEKIQQQLAGFASGEFKTKKNTFVTKNDNKFYFYNQTTLMYGLNEFKRIWGNRALEDNWRLSNKNIIRQIVNTNIKDTTSLKTTDKYSVSYYTDRLPVKKQELDSLIKERNFANYQLGVIYKEKFLEYDLAIHKFETLLKNNPEEKLIVPSKYNLYKIYEQQESTKAAPLKLNIISEHKNSRFAQILANPDIVLQNDAEGPEAKYNELYKRFENEDYETVIFEAEKYITRYNGDPITTKFEMLKASAIGRLKGFEAYKDAINYIALNYPNKEEGKEAQKILDETISKLENKTFADSTAKSTWKLVYPFNRDNVFKIKEVKETIEKAVKDVPQRKLSFSDDIYDAQLKFIVVHNFPSREQALGFSEFLNINKDYLVDSENFVISSLNYRIIQIHKNINDYLSQTNNPNLKFN comes from the coding sequence GTGAGACTTTTTTTAAAAATAGTTTTCTTTATACTTTTTTCATTTTTTATAATAACAGGCTGCTCTACAAAAAAGGACACTTTTGTTAACCGTAACTGGCATGCTTTAAATACAAAATACAATGTTCTTTTTAACGGCAATGAAGCATTGGTCGATGGAAAAGAAACACTAATAGAATCATTTATTGATAACTACTGGGAAATTTTGCCGGTGGAGCGTTTGGCTATACGTGAAGAAATATACCTGGACAGTGATGTTCCCTCTAATCCTAATTTTGAAAGAGCCGAAGAGAAAGCAACTAAAGCTATACAAAAGCACAGTATGAACATTAAAGGAAGGGAAAAAAACACACAAATGGATGAGTCCTTCCTGGTACTCGGAAAAGCAAGATATTATGAGCAACGCTTTGTTCCGGCATTAGAAGCTTTTAATTACATATTATATAAATACCCTGATAGCGATAAAATTAACGAAGCTAAAATATGGAGAGAAAAAACCAACATACGGCTGGAAAATGAAGAATTGGCACTTACAAACTTAAAAAGACTGACCGATTATGAATTGTTAACCGATAAGGATCTGGCCGATGCTAACGCAATGATGGGGCAAATATACATTAACCTGAAAGAAAAAGACAGTGCTATTCAAAAATTAAAAATTGCCTCATATTACACCAAAAGTAATGAAGAAAAAGGCAGATATTATTACATTATAGGACAATTATACAATGATCTGGGCTATAAAGACAGTGCCAACTATGCTTTTGACAAGGTTATAGATTTAAACAGAAAAACAAGAAGGGTATATATGATAAACGCCCATCTTGAAAAAATTAAAAATTTTGATACGGTAAATGGCGATAAAGAATTATTGCTTGAACAATTGACTGAACTTGAAAAAAACAGGGAGAACAGACCGTTTCTGGATAAAATTTATCACCAGGTAGGATTGTTTCATTTAAAAGAAGATTCTTTAAAATTAGCCGAAGAGTATTTTAATAAATCCTTACGAAAAACTACTGCCGACAGGATTTTGAATGCTAAAAATTATGAAATTCTTGCTCAAATGAAATTTGAGGACAACAAATATAAATTAGCAGGAGCCTATTATGACAGCACTCTTTTAAATCTTAACAATAAGACAAAAAAATTCAGAAGATTAACTAAAAAAAGAACAAATCTGGACGATGTCATTAAATATGAAGATATAGTAAAAACAAATGACAGCATATTGTATGTAGTATCGCTTTCAGAGGTTGACAGAAACAAATATTATCAGTCTTATATTGATTCATTAATAGACCTGGAAGAAGCTGCCAGGGAAAAAGAAAAAATTCAACAACAATTGGCAGGGTTCGCCTCTGGCGAGTTTAAAACAAAAAAAAATACATTCGTAACAAAAAACGACAACAAATTTTATTTTTATAATCAAACTACATTAATGTATGGCCTTAATGAGTTTAAACGCATTTGGGGAAACAGGGCTTTAGAGGATAACTGGAGACTGAGCAACAAAAACATTATTAGGCAGATTGTAAATACCAATATAAAAGATACAACCTCCTTAAAAACGACTGACAAATATTCTGTATCCTATTATACAGACAGACTTCCGGTAAAAAAACAGGAATTAGACAGTTTAATAAAAGAAAGAAACTTTGCTAATTATCAATTAGGTGTTATTTACAAAGAAAAGTTTCTTGAATACGATTTGGCGATTCATAAATTTGAAACTCTGTTAAAAAACAATCCTGAAGAAAAATTAATAGTTCCTTCAAAATACAACCTGTATAAAATATACGAACAACAAGAGTCCACCAAAGCCGCTCCACTAAAATTAAATATTATAAGTGAGCATAAAAACTCACGGTTTGCACAAATATTGGCAAACCCGGATATAGTTTTGCAAAATGATGCAGAAGGTCCGGAAGCAAAATACAACGAACTATATAAAAGGTTTGAAAATGAGGACTACGAAACAGTAATTTTTGAAGCAGAAAAATATATAACCAGGTATAACGGCGACCCTATTACAACAAAGTTTGAAATGCTGAAAGCCTCAGCTATAGGCAGGTTAAAAGGTTTTGAAGCCTATAAAGATGCCATAAATTATATAGCCCTTAACTATCCGAACAAAGAAGAAGGAAAAGAGGCACAAAAAATATTAGACGAAACTATAAGCAAATTAGAAAATAAAACTTTTGCCGACTCTACGGCAAAATCAACATGGAAATTAGTATACCCCTTCAACAGGGACAATGTGTTTAAAATAAAAGAAGTAAAAGAGACTATAGAAAAAGCGGTAAAAGATGTACCTCAAAGAAAGCTTTCTTTTTCTGATGATATTTATGATGCACAATTAAAGTTTATTGTAGTACATAATTTCCCCTCAAGAGAGCAGGCGCTAGGGTTTTCAGAATTCCTAAACATTAACAAAGATTATTTGGTTGATTCAGAGAATTTTGTAATTTCGTCCCTCAACTATAGAATAATACAGATTCATAAAAATATAAATGATTATTTGTCGCAGACCAATAACCCAAATCTAAAATTTAACTAG